Proteins from a genomic interval of Pirellulales bacterium:
- a CDS encoding biopolymer transporter ExbD: MPLKTQLDEMPSLNMTSMIDIVFLLIIFFMVGTKFAQEERKIALEVPRVSDRGALTSAPDQRVVNVYRDGEIMLDGKSISLAELTAKLTGARKQYADLGVLVRGDGSGEFQRVADVLNACKQAGIAQLAISVKVDGRRR, from the coding sequence ATGCCACTGAAAACGCAACTCGACGAAATGCCCAGCTTGAACATGACGTCGATGATCGACATCGTGTTCCTGTTGATCATCTTCTTCATGGTCGGAACGAAATTCGCCCAAGAGGAACGCAAGATCGCGCTCGAAGTGCCGCGCGTCAGCGACCGTGGCGCGCTGACAAGTGCCCCGGATCAACGCGTCGTGAACGTCTATCGCGACGGCGAAATCATGCTCGACGGCAAAAGCATCTCCCTCGCCGAACTCACGGCCAAATTGACCGGCGCACGCAAGCAGTATGCCGACCTGGGCGTACTCGTACGCGGCGACGGCAGCGGCGAATTCCAGCGCGTGGCCGACGTTCTGAACGCCTGCAAGCAGGCGGGTATCGCGCAGCTCGCAATCTCGGTGAAAGTCGACGGGCGACGGAGATAG